From Agromyces sp. SYSU T00194, a single genomic window includes:
- a CDS encoding ABC transporter permease, protein MTALNERPAVGTTDAPEASAPEIRPARKSASDIALTVWSILVFGFLFVPIIVIVIYSFNTGRLLVAWDGFGIDAFLTIFQKPAIQNAVMVSIQSGIIAAFIATTLGTLAGIAMASRPGKWVGWFLVLLLLVSVTPEIVDAVALLPWMVTLGQDFGLTLFNNGIARLVVGHTLFATAVVSYIVRARLAGLDAQLQEASADLYATPLKTFFKVTLPLAMPAVLAGFLLSFTLSLDNTIVSAFVQVSGATPWPVYVLSAVRTGLRPEIAAVSTLMLLLTLVALAFVAFVLRRAGDSATQIARTMTGS, encoded by the coding sequence ATGACCGCCCTGAACGAACGACCCGCGGTCGGCACGACGGATGCCCCCGAGGCATCCGCTCCCGAGATCCGGCCGGCCCGGAAATCGGCGTCCGACATCGCGCTGACGGTGTGGAGCATCCTCGTCTTCGGGTTCCTCTTCGTGCCGATCATCGTGATCGTCATCTACTCGTTCAACACGGGCCGCCTGCTGGTCGCGTGGGACGGCTTCGGCATCGACGCCTTCCTCACGATCTTCCAGAAGCCGGCGATCCAGAACGCGGTCATGGTCTCGATCCAGTCGGGCATCATCGCGGCGTTCATCGCCACGACGCTCGGCACGCTCGCGGGCATCGCCATGGCGAGCCGGCCAGGCAAGTGGGTCGGCTGGTTCCTCGTGCTCCTGCTGCTCGTGTCGGTCACCCCCGAGATCGTCGACGCCGTGGCGCTGCTGCCCTGGATGGTGACGCTCGGCCAGGACTTCGGGCTGACGCTGTTCAACAACGGCATCGCGCGCCTGGTCGTCGGCCACACGCTGTTCGCGACCGCCGTGGTGTCCTACATCGTGCGCGCCCGCCTCGCGGGCCTGGACGCGCAGCTGCAGGAGGCATCCGCCGACCTGTACGCGACGCCCCTGAAGACGTTCTTCAAGGTGACGCTGCCGCTCGCCATGCCCGCCGTGCTCGCCGGCTTCCTGCTGTCGTTCACGCTGAGCCTGGACAACACGATCGTCTCGGCGTTCGTGCAGGTCTCGGGCGCGACGCCGTGGCCGGTGTACGTGCTGAGCGCGGTGCGCACGGGCCTGCGGCCCGAGATCGCCGCCGTCTCGACGCTGATGCTGCTGCTGACGCTGGTCGCGCTCGCGTTCGTCGCGTTCGTGCTGCGTCGCGCGGGCGACTCGGCGACGCAGATCGCGCGGACGATGACCGGCAGCTAG
- a CDS encoding NAD(P)/FAD-dependent oxidoreductase, translating into MGTTVFERRPAEASVVAHSLETTAHRTFWIDDIAPQVRYPALVGTVDADLAIVGGGYTGLWTAVEAKRRDPGRRVVLVEAKRIGWAASGRNGGFCEASLTHGRENGLSRWPEELDELDRLGLANLDAIEASGAELGMDFDFERNGSLDLAVEPHQVEWLRESMEDAAEHGIDDVTYLDADAVRAEVDSPTYLAGVWHRRTSATLHPAKLAAELARVAADLGVEIFEDAPVSGLDSDAASVTLRTERGRVTARQVALATNVFPSLLKRNRLMTVPVYDYALMTEPLTDDQLAAIGWANRQGLGDMANQFHYYRLSRDNRILFGGYDAIYHYGRRVRSGYEQRPETYERLASHFFTTFPQLAGLRFSHRWAGAIDTSTRFCAFFGTARQGRVAYAAGFTGLGVASTRFGAEVMLDRLAGVQTERTELRMVRERPLPFPPEPAAAIGINATRWSLDRADHNDGKRNVLLKTLDALGLGFDS; encoded by the coding sequence GTGGGAACGACCGTATTCGAGCGACGGCCGGCCGAGGCATCCGTCGTGGCGCACAGCCTGGAGACCACCGCGCATCGCACCTTCTGGATCGACGACATCGCGCCGCAGGTGCGCTACCCGGCGCTCGTCGGCACCGTCGACGCCGACCTCGCGATCGTCGGGGGCGGCTACACCGGCCTCTGGACCGCCGTCGAGGCCAAGCGCCGCGACCCCGGCCGCAGGGTCGTGCTGGTGGAGGCCAAGCGCATCGGCTGGGCGGCGTCCGGCCGCAACGGCGGCTTCTGCGAGGCGAGCCTCACCCACGGTCGCGAGAACGGCCTCTCACGCTGGCCGGAGGAGCTCGACGAGCTCGACCGCCTGGGCCTGGCGAACCTCGATGCGATCGAGGCGTCGGGCGCCGAGCTCGGCATGGACTTCGACTTCGAGCGCAACGGCTCGCTCGACCTCGCCGTCGAGCCGCACCAGGTCGAGTGGCTGCGCGAGTCGATGGAGGATGCGGCCGAGCACGGCATCGACGACGTCACCTACCTCGACGCCGACGCGGTGCGCGCCGAGGTCGACTCCCCCACCTACCTCGCCGGCGTCTGGCACCGTCGCACCTCCGCGACCCTGCACCCGGCGAAGCTGGCCGCAGAGCTCGCCCGCGTCGCCGCCGACCTCGGCGTGGAGATCTTCGAGGACGCTCCGGTGTCGGGACTCGACAGCGACGCGGCATCCGTGACCCTGCGCACCGAGCGGGGGCGCGTCACGGCCCGGCAGGTCGCGCTCGCGACCAACGTGTTCCCGAGCCTGCTGAAGCGCAACCGGCTCATGACCGTGCCCGTGTACGACTACGCGCTCATGACCGAGCCGCTGACCGACGACCAGCTCGCCGCGATCGGCTGGGCGAACCGGCAGGGCCTCGGCGACATGGCCAACCAGTTCCACTACTACCGGCTGAGCCGCGACAACCGCATCCTGTTCGGCGGCTACGACGCGATCTACCACTACGGAAGGCGCGTGCGCTCGGGATACGAGCAGCGCCCCGAGACGTACGAGCGGCTCGCGAGCCACTTCTTCACGACGTTCCCGCAGCTCGCGGGCCTGCGCTTCTCGCACCGGTGGGCCGGCGCGATCGACACGTCGACCCGGTTCTGCGCGTTCTTCGGCACCGCACGGCAGGGGCGGGTCGCCTACGCCGCCGGGTTCACGGGCCTCGGCGTCGCCTCCACCCGCTTCGGCGCCGAGGTCATGCTCGACCGGCTCGCCGGCGTGCAGACCGAGCGCACCGAGCTGCGCATGGTGCGCGAGCGCCCGCTGCCGTTCCCGCCCGAGCCCGCGGCGGCCATCGGCATCAACGCCACGCGCTGGTCGCTCGACCGCGCCGACCACAACGACGGGAAGCGCAACGTGCTGCTGAAGACCCTCGACGCCCTCGGCCTGGGGTTCGACTCGTGA
- a CDS encoding aminoglycoside phosphotransferase family protein codes for MTRAHDDGAHRCDGAGSADGTPSTDETPSTDETPGDPAMPGAAEVRGTPDMHTDAALAQRLVAGRFPAWAHLPVHPAPSHGTDNAMYRLGDHLAVRMPRVAWAAAPLEREFRWLPRIAPRLPVAVPVPLALGAPAEGYPWHWTVCRWLAGTHPVVRGATDAPGTTDVPGPVPAPRLALARDLATFARAMRALDPTGAPTTAWPHPLDEEDAFARDRLGRLERERPVDARALRAVWHDARTAPRPARRTWIHGDLSPGNVLVGGLPAAGAPAPALPAAGPPGAALPAAHVAAGRGDRLAGVLDFGTMGLGDPASEHRVAWNLLDPAERAAYREAVGADDAEWSRGRGWALLQALAQLAHVAERNPAIAASAGHVLAALLAER; via the coding sequence ATGACGCGCGCGCACGACGACGGGGCGCATCGCTGCGACGGGGCGGGCAGCGCCGACGGAACGCCCAGCACCGACGAGACGCCCAGCACCGACGAGACGCCAGGCGACCCGGCGATGCCCGGCGCCGCCGAGGTGCGCGGCACCCCCGACATGCACACCGACGCCGCGCTCGCACAGCGCCTCGTCGCCGGGCGGTTCCCCGCCTGGGCGCACCTCCCGGTGCATCCGGCGCCCTCGCACGGCACCGACAACGCCATGTACCGCCTGGGCGACCACCTGGCCGTGCGCATGCCGCGCGTCGCCTGGGCGGCCGCGCCGCTCGAGCGCGAGTTCCGCTGGCTGCCCCGCATCGCGCCGCGCCTGCCGGTCGCGGTGCCGGTGCCGCTCGCGCTCGGCGCGCCCGCCGAGGGCTACCCGTGGCACTGGACCGTCTGCCGCTGGCTCGCGGGCACGCACCCCGTGGTGAGGGGCGCGACGGATGCCCCGGGTACGACGGACGTCCCGGGCCCCGTGCCGGCTCCCCGCCTGGCCCTCGCGCGCGACCTGGCGACCTTCGCCCGCGCCATGCGCGCACTCGATCCGACCGGCGCGCCGACGACCGCCTGGCCGCATCCGCTCGACGAGGAGGACGCGTTCGCGCGCGACCGGCTCGGCCGGCTCGAACGGGAACGCCCCGTCGACGCCCGCGCCCTCCGAGCCGTCTGGCACGACGCCCGCACCGCGCCGCGTCCGGCCCGGCGCACGTGGATCCACGGCGACCTCTCCCCCGGCAACGTGCTCGTCGGCGGCCTCCCCGCGGCAGGTGCCCCTGCACCTGCACTCCCCGCGGCAGGTCCCCCCGGAGCCGCTCTCCCCGCGGCCCACGTAGCCGCAGGACGCGGCGACCGCCTCGCCGGCGTGCTCGACTTCGGCACGATGGGGCTCGGCGACCCGGCGAGCGAGCACCGCGTCGCGTGGAACCTGCTCGACCCCGCCGAGCGCGCAGCCTACCGCGAGGCCGTCGGCGCCGACGACGCCGAGTGGTCCCGGGGTCGGGGCTGGGCCCTGCTGCAGGCGCTCGCCCAACTCGCCCACGTCGCCGAACGGAACCCGGCGATCGCGGCGAGCGCCGGGCACGTGCTCGCAGCACTCCTGGCCGAGCGCTGA
- a CDS encoding P1 family peptidase, protein MTGAAGAAGSQPRARDLGVPFDGVPGPWNAITDVPGVLVGYETLIAGEPHEASVARTGVTAILPRGRDDAGLPCAAGVHSMNGNGELTGRSWIEESGTLALPIALTNSHAVGAVHSGVDAWVDRTHPELSAEWMLPVVGETWDGYLNQINAGHVRPEHAIAAIDAAASGPIAEGNVGGGTGMNCYGFKGGSGTASRVVDHGGDRYTVGVFLQANFGTRAELRLVGRPLGRESAAPNPYEEVEWFVRDGERARARAGAGSVIGVVVTDAPLLPGQCAALARRVPLGLARTGTSGSHFSGDIFLACSTANAGAFTSSMPTADPAPGDYETARFVPWGHIDPLYEAVVQASEEAVANVLVAARDLVGRDGHVSPALPHDEVRRAFRAD, encoded by the coding sequence ATGACCGGCGCGGCGGGAGCGGCCGGCTCGCAGCCGCGCGCCCGCGACCTGGGCGTGCCGTTCGACGGCGTCCCCGGCCCGTGGAACGCGATCACCGACGTGCCGGGTGTGCTCGTGGGCTACGAGACGCTGATCGCGGGCGAGCCGCACGAGGCGTCCGTCGCCCGCACCGGGGTGACCGCGATCCTGCCGCGCGGGCGCGACGACGCGGGGCTGCCCTGCGCGGCCGGCGTGCACTCCATGAACGGCAACGGCGAGCTCACCGGACGCAGCTGGATCGAGGAGTCGGGCACGCTCGCGCTGCCGATCGCGCTCACGAACAGCCACGCCGTCGGCGCCGTGCACTCGGGCGTCGACGCCTGGGTCGACCGCACCCACCCAGAGCTCAGCGCCGAGTGGATGCTGCCCGTCGTCGGCGAGACCTGGGACGGCTACCTGAACCAGATCAACGCGGGCCACGTGCGCCCCGAGCACGCGATCGCCGCGATCGACGCGGCCGCGTCGGGCCCGATCGCCGAGGGCAACGTCGGCGGCGGCACGGGCATGAACTGCTACGGCTTCAAGGGCGGCTCGGGCACCGCGTCGCGCGTGGTCGACCACGGCGGCGACCGCTACACGGTCGGCGTGTTCCTGCAGGCGAACTTCGGCACGCGCGCCGAACTGCGCCTCGTCGGCCGGCCGCTCGGGCGGGAGTCGGCGGCGCCGAACCCGTACGAGGAGGTCGAGTGGTTCGTGCGCGACGGCGAGCGCGCCCGGGCACGTGCCGGGGCGGGCAGCGTGATCGGAGTGGTGGTGACGGATGCCCCGCTGCTGCCCGGTCAGTGCGCGGCGCTCGCGCGCCGGGTGCCGCTCGGCCTCGCCCGCACCGGCACGAGCGGCAGCCACTTCTCGGGCGACATCTTCCTCGCCTGCTCGACGGCCAACGCGGGCGCGTTCACGTCGTCGATGCCGACCGCCGACCCCGCGCCCGGCGACTACGAGACCGCGCGCTTCGTGCCGTGGGGCCACATCGACCCGCTGTACGAGGCGGTGGTGCAGGCGTCCGAGGAGGCCGTCGCGAACGTGCTCGTCGCCGCGCGCGACCTGGTCGGCCGCGACGGGCATGTGAGCCCCGCGCTGCCGCACGACGAGGTGCGCCGGGCGTTTCGGGCAGACTGA
- a CDS encoding amidohydrolase — protein MQHADLVFSGGPVFTATTQRTRATAVAVTGGRIVAVGHDEVRELIGPRTEQVDLAGRMLVPGFQDAHAHPVWGGLDLMRCNLADVFGTPQLYLDMIAEYAAARPDDEWVLGGGWTMSAFPGGTPLAADLDRVVPDRPAFLPNRDGHGAWVNSAALRLAGIDRHTPDPADGRIERDADGNPSGTLHEGAMSLVNRLLPRTTDEELLQAVLLGQEYLHGFGVTGWQDAIVGSYGDAGDAGPAYVHAAERGLLTGRVVGAIWWDRTRGIEQIDDLVAKRDAYRGGRFASTSIKLMQDGVPENFTASMLEPYCDGHGHPSDNSGISFIDPEVLNEAVPRLDALGFQAHFHAIGDRAVRECLDAVEQAIARNGRSDHRHHISHIQIVHPDDVARFRELDVVANMQMLWAAYEPQMVNLTLPFIGEERAAWQYPFADLQRAGAVLAAGSDWSVTSPNPMSAIHVAVNRKSAPGLEEGEYDPFYIGQRLDLGTALTAYTAGSAYVNHLDTVTGTVEVGKYADLAVLDRDPFAGPDEEIGLTQVEQTFVEGERVYAADRA, from the coding sequence ATGCAGCACGCCGACCTCGTCTTCTCGGGCGGCCCGGTCTTCACGGCCACCACCCAGCGCACGCGGGCGACCGCGGTCGCCGTGACCGGCGGTCGCATCGTCGCCGTCGGTCACGACGAGGTGCGAGAGCTGATCGGCCCGCGCACCGAGCAGGTCGACCTGGCCGGGCGGATGCTCGTGCCGGGGTTCCAGGACGCGCACGCGCACCCCGTGTGGGGCGGGCTCGACCTGATGCGCTGCAACCTCGCGGACGTGTTCGGCACGCCGCAGCTGTACCTGGACATGATCGCCGAGTACGCGGCAGCGCGTCCGGACGACGAGTGGGTGCTCGGCGGCGGCTGGACGATGAGCGCGTTCCCGGGCGGCACGCCGCTCGCAGCCGACCTCGACCGCGTGGTGCCCGACCGCCCCGCGTTCCTGCCGAACCGCGACGGACACGGCGCGTGGGTGAACTCGGCGGCGCTGCGCCTGGCGGGCATCGACCGGCACACCCCCGACCCGGCCGACGGCCGCATCGAGCGCGACGCCGACGGCAACCCGTCGGGCACGCTGCACGAGGGGGCGATGTCGCTCGTGAACCGGTTGCTGCCGCGCACGACCGACGAGGAGCTGCTGCAGGCGGTGCTGCTGGGGCAGGAGTACCTGCACGGCTTCGGCGTGACGGGCTGGCAGGACGCGATCGTCGGGTCGTACGGCGACGCCGGCGATGCCGGGCCCGCGTACGTGCACGCCGCCGAGCGGGGCCTGCTGACGGGGCGGGTGGTCGGAGCGATCTGGTGGGATCGCACGCGCGGCATCGAGCAGATCGACGACCTGGTCGCCAAGCGCGACGCCTACCGCGGCGGCCGCTTCGCGTCGACGAGCATCAAGCTCATGCAGGACGGCGTGCCGGAGAACTTCACGGCCTCGATGCTCGAGCCCTACTGCGACGGCCACGGGCATCCGTCGGACAACTCCGGCATCTCGTTCATCGACCCGGAGGTGCTGAACGAGGCCGTGCCGCGGCTCGACGCGCTGGGCTTCCAGGCGCACTTCCACGCGATCGGCGACCGTGCGGTGCGCGAGTGCCTCGACGCGGTGGAGCAGGCGATCGCCCGCAACGGCCGCAGCGACCACCGGCACCACATCTCCCACATCCAGATCGTGCACCCCGACGACGTGGCGCGGTTCCGCGAGCTCGACGTGGTGGCGAACATGCAGATGCTGTGGGCGGCGTACGAGCCGCAGATGGTGAACCTCACGCTGCCGTTCATCGGCGAGGAGCGTGCGGCGTGGCAGTACCCGTTCGCCGACCTGCAGCGTGCGGGCGCGGTGCTCGCGGCCGGCAGCGACTGGTCGGTGACCTCGCCGAACCCGATGTCGGCGATCCACGTCGCGGTGAACCGGAAGTCGGCCCCCGGTCTGGAGGAGGGCGAGTACGACCCGTTCTACATCGGCCAGCGCCTCGACCTCGGCACCGCCCTCACGGCGTACACCGCGGGATCGGCCTACGTGAACCACCTCGACACCGTGACCGGCACGGTCGAGGTCGGCAAGTACGCCGACCTGGCGGTGCTCGACCGCGACCCGTTCGCCGGGCCCGACGAGGAGATCGGCCTGACGCAGGTCGAGCAGACCTTCGTGGAGGGCGAGCGCGTCTACGCGGCGGATCGGGCGTAG
- a CDS encoding HNH endonuclease signature motif containing protein encodes MAEVGARGANGRVDDPFEAPARLPALDEIDIEWQRFDDDVADWAEAVASGEGARALLPEGSQRDALGGDGYGFGGSIGVDDPDAQVVRPEHLLDLLVSEVASLTAQLERTAARRARLIERARVRAADLEEARAAERAAMGLRVEPPSRRAELAHRSVTAEVACATRSPEATVARWLADASRLADGADATLRAAESGRISFGHARTIADELSSLPVAARAAYESAVLPVAERTTHAQFRRRARRLRERMHPDTIDVRCAAATAERHVRVAGDRDGMAWLTAFLPAATAHRIDARLTEFAGTMGTGGTGGTGGTGGTGGGDGSGGFGDAASDARTITQLRADVLADLLLEGEAAGVRNDGGVGGDRDDGACTCRHRAHGGAGVDEESRGTEGRAARRGIRPTVSVTVPALTLLGRGDEPAELEGYGPIPVEAARELAGDAASWTRLLTHPERGAILSVGRDRYAVPPDLRAWLRVRDGTCRFPGCTARAERCEVDHTRDWADGGETRHDNLAHLCARHHHLRHEGGWRVEALPGGLLRWRSPTGRDYETGPEHSIGGGQAGAAPPGAAPPGAARPGAARPGAPPQRVDPWNVRDAEPDDVVPF; translated from the coding sequence ATGGCAGAGGTGGGCGCACGCGGAGCGAACGGGCGGGTCGACGACCCGTTCGAGGCCCCGGCGCGCCTGCCCGCCCTCGACGAGATCGACATCGAGTGGCAGCGCTTCGACGACGACGTCGCGGACTGGGCCGAAGCGGTCGCATCCGGGGAGGGCGCGCGGGCGCTGCTCCCGGAGGGCTCGCAGCGTGACGCGCTGGGTGGCGACGGGTACGGGTTCGGCGGGTCCATCGGCGTCGACGATCCCGATGCGCAGGTGGTGCGGCCCGAGCACCTGCTCGACCTCCTCGTCTCCGAGGTCGCCTCGCTCACCGCGCAACTCGAGCGCACCGCCGCGCGGCGGGCCCGCCTGATCGAGCGCGCACGGGTGCGGGCCGCCGATCTCGAGGAGGCCCGGGCCGCCGAGCGCGCGGCGATGGGCCTGCGGGTCGAACCGCCGTCGCGGCGGGCCGAGTTGGCGCATCGGTCGGTGACCGCGGAGGTGGCGTGCGCGACGCGTTCGCCCGAGGCGACCGTCGCGCGATGGCTGGCGGATGCATCGCGGCTGGCCGACGGTGCGGATGCGACGCTGCGCGCGGCGGAGTCCGGGCGCATCTCGTTCGGGCATGCGCGCACGATCGCCGACGAGCTGTCGTCGCTGCCGGTCGCGGCGCGCGCGGCGTACGAGTCGGCGGTGCTGCCGGTCGCCGAGCGTACGACGCACGCGCAGTTTCGTCGCCGGGCGCGCCGGCTGCGGGAGCGGATGCATCCCGACACCATCGATGTGCGCTGCGCGGCGGCGACCGCGGAACGCCACGTCCGGGTGGCTGGCGACCGCGACGGCATGGCCTGGCTCACCGCGTTCCTTCCGGCGGCGACCGCGCACCGCATCGATGCGCGGCTGACCGAGTTCGCGGGCACGATGGGCACGGGTGGCACGGGTGGCACGGGTGGCACGGGTGGCACGGGTGGCGGCGACGGCTCGGGTGGCTTCGGAGATGCGGCGTCCGATGCGCGCACGATCACCCAGCTGCGCGCCGATGTGCTCGCCGACCTGCTGCTCGAGGGCGAGGCGGCCGGAGTTCGGAACGACGGTGGCGTCGGCGGCGATCGCGACGATGGCGCGTGCACGTGCCGGCACCGCGCGCACGGCGGTGCAGGCGTCGACGAGGAGTCCCGCGGTACCGAGGGGCGAGCGGCGCGCAGGGGCATCCGCCCGACCGTGTCGGTGACCGTGCCGGCGCTCACCCTGCTCGGGCGGGGCGACGAGCCCGCCGAACTCGAGGGATACGGGCCGATCCCGGTCGAGGCGGCCCGCGAGCTCGCCGGTGATGCCGCGAGCTGGACGCGGCTGCTCACGCACCCGGAGCGGGGCGCGATCCTCTCCGTGGGCCGCGACCGCTACGCGGTGCCTCCCGACCTCCGCGCCTGGCTGCGGGTTCGCGACGGCACCTGCCGGTTCCCCGGGTGCACGGCCCGCGCGGAGCGCTGCGAGGTCGACCACACGCGCGACTGGGCCGACGGCGGCGAGACGCGTCACGACAACCTGGCGCACCTCTGCGCGCGGCACCACCACCTGAGACACGAGGGCGGGTGGCGCGTCGAGGCGCTGCCCGGCGGCCTCCTGCGCTGGCGGAGCCCCACAGGACGCGACTACGAGACCGGTCCCGAACACTCCATCGGTGGAGGCCAGGCGGGTGCGGCTCCGCCGGGTGCGGCTCCGCCGGGTGCGGCTCGGCCGGGTGCGGCTCGGCCGGGTGCGCCGCCGCAGCGCGTCGATCCGTGGAACGTGCGGGACGCGGAGCCCGACGACGTCGTCCCGTTCTGA
- a CDS encoding cupin domain-containing protein has product MTARLDPGLVVFAASVALDHEPVPAEQVVAGAPTTGHLVLDDSGAATIGVWEMSVGAMSDVEADEVFVVLAGDATVEFTGGPGHDDNGLDSIELQAGSVVRLVAGMETVWTVREPLRKVYLA; this is encoded by the coding sequence GTGACCGCGCGACTGGATCCCGGACTCGTCGTCTTCGCCGCATCCGTCGCCCTCGACCACGAGCCGGTGCCGGCCGAGCAGGTCGTCGCGGGCGCGCCGACGACCGGGCACCTCGTGCTCGACGACTCCGGCGCGGCGACGATCGGCGTGTGGGAGATGTCGGTCGGCGCGATGAGCGACGTCGAGGCCGACGAGGTCTTCGTCGTGCTCGCGGGCGACGCGACCGTCGAGTTCACGGGCGGCCCCGGGCACGACGACAACGGGCTCGACTCGATCGAGCTGCAGGCCGGGTCGGTCGTGCGGCTCGTCGCGGGCATGGAGACCGTGTGGACCGTGCGCGAGCCGCTGCGCAAGGTCTACCTGGCATGA
- a CDS encoding helix-turn-helix domain-containing protein, with protein MVIADRASRPTRIAGQAARPEADGQDGEQDGEIDALTLGRRIREARTARGMTLEQLAQAVDRAPSQVSMIENGRREPKLSMLRTIALALGTTVDELLRDEAPNPRDALEIAVERAQRGPVFEALGLPAFRVSKGMNDQTLQTILALHHEIDRLHRERAATPEEARRTNAELRQEMRARDNFFPELEARAAELLQAVGHAGGPVSHQLVADMASHLGYSLHYVGDLPHSTRSVTDKRNGRIYLPTSQSPSRDSRSPILQALASHVLAHAEPRNYGEFLRQRVETNYLTAAILLPEQAAVRFLTEAKQLRRISMEELRDHFAVSYETAAHRFTNLATARLDIPVHFMKVHESGTIIKAYENDAVRFPSDALGAVEGTTVCRNWTARTVFDATDRFSPWYQYTDTPSGTFWCTSRIEKAKEGEYSVSVGVPFGHVKWFRGRETAHRSVSRCPDETCCRRAPDALAEQWADASWPAARTPTSLLAALPTGTFPGVDQTEVYEFLEAHAPRT; from the coding sequence ATGGTCATCGCCGATCGCGCCTCCCGACCGACCCGCATCGCGGGTCAGGCGGCGCGCCCCGAGGCCGACGGCCAGGACGGCGAGCAGGACGGCGAGATCGACGCGCTGACGCTCGGCCGCCGCATCCGCGAGGCCCGCACCGCCCGAGGCATGACCCTCGAGCAACTCGCCCAGGCGGTCGACCGCGCGCCGAGCCAGGTCTCGATGATCGAGAACGGCCGCCGCGAGCCGAAGCTCTCGATGCTGCGCACCATCGCCCTCGCGCTCGGCACCACGGTCGACGAGCTCCTCCGCGACGAAGCACCCAACCCGCGCGACGCCCTCGAGATCGCCGTCGAGCGCGCCCAACGCGGCCCGGTGTTCGAGGCGCTCGGCCTGCCCGCGTTCCGCGTGTCCAAGGGCATGAACGACCAGACCCTCCAGACGATCCTCGCCCTGCATCACGAGATCGACCGGCTGCACCGCGAGCGCGCGGCGACGCCCGAGGAGGCCCGCCGCACCAACGCCGAGCTGCGCCAGGAGATGCGCGCCCGGGACAACTTCTTCCCCGAGCTGGAGGCCCGGGCGGCCGAGCTCCTCCAGGCGGTCGGCCACGCCGGCGGTCCCGTCTCGCACCAGCTCGTCGCCGACATGGCCAGCCACCTCGGCTACTCGCTGCACTACGTGGGCGACCTGCCGCACTCGACGCGCTCGGTCACCGACAAGCGCAACGGGCGCATCTACCTGCCGACCTCGCAGTCACCCTCGCGCGACTCGCGCTCGCCCATCCTCCAGGCCCTCGCGAGCCACGTGCTCGCCCACGCCGAGCCGAGAAACTACGGCGAGTTTCTGCGCCAGCGCGTCGAGACGAACTACCTCACCGCGGCGATCCTGCTGCCCGAGCAGGCCGCCGTGCGCTTCCTCACCGAGGCCAAGCAGCTCCGCCGCATCTCGATGGAGGAGCTGCGCGACCACTTCGCCGTCTCCTACGAGACCGCCGCGCACCGCTTCACGAACCTCGCCACCGCGCGCCTGGACATCCCCGTGCACTTCATGAAGGTGCACGAGTCGGGCACCATCATCAAGGCGTACGAGAACGACGCGGTGCGCTTCCCCTCCGACGCGCTCGGCGCGGTCGAGGGCACCACGGTCTGCCGCAACTGGACCGCCCGTACGGTCTTCGACGCGACCGACCGGTTCAGCCCCTGGTACCAGTACACCGACACCCCGTCGGGCACGTTCTGGTGCACCTCGCGCATCGAGAAGGCCAAGGAGGGCGAGTACTCCGTGTCGGTCGGCGTGCCGTTCGGCCACGTGAAGTGGTTCCGCGGCCGGGAGACCGCGCACCGGTCGGTGAGCCGCTGCCCCGACGAGACGTGCTGCCGCCGCGCGCCCGACGCGCTCGCGGAGCAGTGGGCGGATGCCTCCTGGCCCGCCGCCCGCACGCCCACGAGCCTGCTCGCGGCGCTGCCGACCGGCACGTTCCCCGGCGTCGACCAGACCGAGGTCTACGAGTTCCTCGAGGCCCACGCGCCGCGCACCTGA